One segment of Thermosynechococcus sp. HN-54 DNA contains the following:
- the recO gene encoding DNA repair protein RecO has protein sequence MARTYRTIGINLKAMPLGESDRLLSVFSRDRGLLKLVAPHSRGSRSKLGGRVDLFVVNDLFISPGRNLDRILQAETVATYQGLSSHLITLTAAQYLGEVVLYQIHPQQPQPDLFDWLCITLDQLQGVSSRAALALLVRGLCGILRLGGIAPEWYQCHESGCQIAVPAADTDWRLGFSFARGGVFTLTEQCPDNALAGLFSGGDRQLTASEVRLGQWLAMTTTQALARDEFLTQAETYPLSVWLSLERVLRQYLQFHLEQTLRVPPLLDSCFSPVAVSQP, from the coding sequence ATGGCTCGCACCTACCGCACAATTGGCATTAACCTCAAGGCCATGCCTCTGGGGGAAAGCGATCGCCTGCTCAGTGTCTTTAGTCGCGATCGCGGGCTGTTGAAGTTAGTCGCCCCCCATAGCCGTGGCTCCCGCTCGAAACTGGGCGGACGGGTGGATTTGTTTGTCGTCAATGACCTCTTTATTAGTCCCGGGCGCAATCTGGATCGCATCCTCCAAGCAGAAACAGTGGCAACCTACCAAGGCCTCAGCAGTCATTTGATCACCCTAACTGCTGCCCAATATCTCGGTGAAGTCGTGCTCTACCAAATCCATCCGCAGCAACCTCAGCCGGATCTCTTTGATTGGCTCTGCATCACCTTAGATCAGCTTCAAGGGGTTTCGAGTCGCGCTGCCCTAGCGCTATTGGTGCGCGGCCTCTGTGGCATCTTGCGATTGGGGGGCATTGCTCCAGAATGGTACCAGTGCCATGAAAGTGGCTGCCAAATTGCTGTCCCGGCGGCCGATACCGACTGGCGGTTGGGCTTTAGTTTTGCTAGGGGAGGCGTTTTTACCCTTACTGAGCAGTGTCCCGACAATGCTCTTGCTGGATTGTTTTCAGGGGGCGATCGCCAACTGACGGCTAGTGAAGTCCGTCTGGGACAATGGCTAGCAATGACTACTACTCAAGCCTTGGCACGGGACGAATTTCTCACTCAAGCTGAAACCTATCCCCTCAGTGTTTGGCTGTCCCTTGAGCGGGTGTTACGCCAGTACCTGCAATTTCACCTTGAGCAAACGCTGCGGGTGCCCCCCCTCCTTGATAGTTGTTTTTCACCTGTTGCGGTGTCCCAGCCATGA
- a CDS encoding nucleotidyltransferase substrate binding protein produces the protein MTNRDGMRWQQRLQNFGRALIRLETASVQEEYSELERAGLVQMFEFTLELAWKTLKDLLFYEGVDVKTPREAIRKAFETGYLTEEDTETLLDALAKRNLSKPHLRKANGKRGGTTDQTQAYPCFSETVQLLAGKISTMTDGLTPEKRKAIIDTLAANPKVERIVLFGSWAIGTFKTTSDIDIALFGENLTLSDQAALAEAIAELPIAQRVDLLVYHSIENAALREEINQHGVEWFARNKLITV, from the coding sequence ATGACAAATAGAGATGGGATGCGTTGGCAACAGCGGTTGCAGAACTTTGGCCGCGCCTTAATCCGCTTAGAAACTGCCTCTGTTCAGGAAGAGTATTCGGAACTAGAGCGAGCGGGTCTGGTGCAAATGTTTGAGTTTACCCTTGAACTAGCGTGGAAAACACTGAAAGACCTTCTTTTCTACGAGGGAGTGGATGTGAAAACTCCCAGAGAGGCTATTCGCAAGGCCTTTGAGACGGGCTATCTCACTGAGGAAGACACGGAGACACTGCTAGATGCCTTGGCGAAGCGCAATTTATCTAAGCCACACCTACGAAAAGCAAACGGCAAAAGAGGCGGAACGACTGATCAAACACAGGCTTACCCCTGTTTTTCGGAGACTGTACAACTGCTTGCAGGAAAAATATCAACAATGACGGATGGACTCACGCCAGAAAAACGCAAAGCTATCATTGACACCCTTGCGGCCAATCCGAAGGTAGAACGAATCGTCCTCTTTGGCTCATGGGCGATCGGTACCTTCAAAACAACTTCAGATATCGATATTGCCCTCTTTGGCGAGAACCTCACCCTCAGTGATCAAGCTGCCCTTGCCGAGGCGATCGCCGAACTGCCCATTGCCCAACGGGTGGATCTCCTCGTTTATCACAGCATTGAGAATGCAGCCCTGCGGGAAGAGATTAACCAACATGGGGTGGAATGGTTTGCCCGCAACAAGTTGATCACTGTTTAG
- a CDS encoding MFS transporter, which yields MTLEQQDIRLDLPLPPVPPLWQNRNFIALWLAQVCSQLADKIYLVFVIALTTEFFQAANQSISGWVSAIMVAFTIPAILLGSVAGVLVDRWSKKQVLIVTNLYRALLVLGIPITILLGAGQWFGFMALLLITFTISCLTQFFAPAEQAAIPLLVDKSHLMSANSLYTLTMMAALVVGFAAGEPLLNLASHWHSQWGGAVFVSACYAGAALLLMLLRPPDQCHLPPSHYRQMWQELRQGLCLLQEYPALRFALLQLILLFAIVAAMSVLVVRLAEVLPTLDTDQFGFLLAAAATGLGLGALLLNTVGKRFSYGWAGLLGCWGMGVMFLGLSLSLNSLAWSMGYIVGLGFFAAFVAIPMQTLIQLMTPPEQRGTIFGLQNNLVNIALSVPLAVAGLAETWWGLQPVLIGLGGAIALGGTLMTLSHRHGMTTGVLL from the coding sequence ATGACCCTTGAGCAGCAAGACATTCGCTTGGATCTGCCCCTACCGCCAGTGCCCCCCCTGTGGCAAAACCGCAATTTTATTGCCCTCTGGTTGGCGCAAGTCTGTTCTCAGTTGGCCGACAAAATTTACCTTGTATTTGTGATTGCCCTCACTACGGAGTTTTTCCAAGCGGCAAACCAGAGCATTAGTGGTTGGGTGTCAGCAATCATGGTGGCCTTTACGATTCCGGCCATTCTCCTCGGATCGGTGGCGGGGGTGCTTGTGGATCGGTGGTCAAAAAAACAGGTGCTCATTGTCACCAACCTCTACCGTGCCCTCCTTGTCTTAGGGATCCCGATCACGATTCTCCTTGGCGCTGGGCAATGGTTTGGCTTTATGGCGCTGTTGTTGATTACGTTTACGATTTCCTGTTTAACTCAGTTTTTTGCCCCCGCAGAACAAGCAGCTATTCCTCTGCTGGTGGATAAGTCCCATCTGATGTCTGCCAACTCCCTCTACACCCTGACAATGATGGCTGCTCTCGTGGTAGGTTTCGCTGCCGGTGAGCCGCTCCTGAATCTCGCGAGCCACTGGCACTCACAGTGGGGTGGGGCTGTCTTTGTCAGTGCCTGCTATGCCGGGGCAGCGCTACTACTCATGCTCCTGCGGCCACCGGATCAGTGCCATCTGCCGCCAAGCCACTATCGCCAAATGTGGCAAGAACTCCGCCAAGGACTTTGTCTGTTGCAGGAATATCCAGCCCTGCGTTTTGCGCTGCTGCAACTCATTCTACTCTTTGCCATTGTGGCAGCGATGTCTGTTTTGGTGGTGCGCCTTGCGGAAGTCTTACCAACCCTTGATACGGATCAATTTGGGTTTCTCTTGGCTGCCGCTGCAACAGGACTGGGGCTAGGGGCACTGCTGTTGAATACTGTGGGTAAGCGCTTTTCCTATGGCTGGGCGGGTTTGCTGGGCTGTTGGGGCATGGGAGTAATGTTTCTTGGTCTGTCCCTAAGTCTTAATTCTTTGGCTTGGAGTATGGGCTACATCGTGGGGTTGGGTTTTTTTGCGGCCTTTGTGGCGATTCCCATGCAAACCTTAATTCAACTGATGACGCCGCCAGAACAGCGGGGCACCATTTTTGGCCTGCAAAATAACCTCGTGAATATTGCCCTCAGTGTGCCCTTGGCAGTGGCGGGTTTAGCGGAGACGTGGTGGGGGCTACAGCCAGTGCTCATTGGTTTGGGGGGGGCGATCGCTCTCGGCGGGACACTCATGACCCTCAGCCATCGCCATGGCATGACGACCGGCGTTCTTCTTTGA
- the hemH gene encoding ferrochelatase, producing the protein MASQTGVLLLNLGGPDRPEDVRPFLYNLFSDPEIIRLPFRWLQKPLAWFISTSRARRSQANYALIGGGSPLRRITEQQARALKDALGRIGIEANLYIGMRYWHPFTEEAIAQIKADQIRDLVILPLYPQFSISTSGSSFRLLESLWKQDPELQKIRYTLIPSWYNHPGYVAAMADLIRQELDQCPNPDEAVIFFSAHGVPKSYVTEAGDPYQEEIEACVRLIMAALNRPNAHVLAYQSRVGPVEWLQPYTEDVIPELAAQGVKTLVVVPISFISEHIETLQEIDIEYREIAEEAGIEVFRRVPALNDHSGFIAALAQLVRDALAAPPRTFAEVNKSRKRVKLYPQERWEWGMTSAAERWNGRLAMLGFLALMIELISGQGPLHMLGLL; encoded by the coding sequence ATGGCGAGCCAAACAGGTGTACTACTTCTCAATTTAGGGGGACCTGATCGACCGGAGGATGTGCGCCCCTTTTTGTACAACCTGTTCTCCGATCCCGAAATTATTCGCCTGCCCTTCCGTTGGCTACAAAAGCCCCTTGCTTGGTTTATCTCCACCAGTCGTGCCCGTCGCTCTCAGGCCAACTATGCCCTAATTGGTGGTGGCTCTCCCCTGCGGCGAATTACTGAGCAGCAGGCGCGTGCCCTGAAAGATGCCCTAGGGCGCATTGGCATTGAGGCCAATTTGTACATTGGCATGCGCTACTGGCACCCCTTTACGGAGGAGGCGATCGCCCAAATCAAAGCCGATCAGATTCGCGATCTCGTCATTTTGCCCCTCTATCCTCAGTTTTCCATTAGCACCAGTGGCTCCAGTTTCCGTTTGTTGGAAAGTCTTTGGAAACAGGATCCTGAACTGCAAAAAATTCGCTACACGCTGATCCCCTCTTGGTACAACCACCCCGGCTATGTGGCTGCCATGGCGGATTTGATTCGCCAAGAACTAGACCAATGCCCCAACCCCGACGAGGCAGTGATTTTCTTTAGTGCTCACGGCGTTCCCAAAAGCTATGTCACCGAAGCAGGGGATCCTTACCAAGAGGAAATTGAAGCCTGTGTGCGGCTGATCATGGCTGCCCTAAATCGCCCCAATGCCCACGTGTTGGCCTATCAAAGTCGGGTGGGTCCAGTGGAGTGGCTGCAACCCTACACCGAAGATGTCATTCCTGAATTGGCCGCTCAAGGGGTGAAAACCCTTGTTGTTGTTCCCATTAGCTTTATTTCAGAACACATTGAAACCCTCCAAGAAATTGACATTGAGTACCGCGAGATTGCTGAAGAAGCGGGGATTGAAGTCTTTCGGCGGGTGCCTGCTCTCAATGATCACAGTGGGTTTATTGCCGCTCTTGCCCAGTTGGTGAGAGACGCCCTTGCAGCACCACCCCGCACCTTTGCCGAAGTGAATAAGTCCCGCAAGCGGGTGAAGCTCTATCCTCAGGAGCGCTGGGAATGGGGGATGACCTCCGCTGCCGAACGCTGGAATGGTCGCTTGGCAATGCTGGGATTTTTGGCCTTGATGATTGAGTTGATTAGTGGTCAGGGGCCATTACATATGTTAGGGCTGCTGTGA
- a CDS encoding Hpt domain-containing protein: MTSPIDWDYLAALSGGDREFELELLQTFVEDAQQRLEALAEAVNQGNVDQIKRDAHHLKGASGNVGISAMQSVAAQLEQSTTPETLAQAKTLVEELQRLFATVASEVSA, from the coding sequence ATGACATCGCCAATTGACTGGGACTACTTGGCTGCCCTTTCGGGGGGCGATCGCGAGTTTGAGTTGGAACTGCTGCAAACCTTCGTTGAGGATGCCCAGCAGCGCTTAGAGGCATTGGCGGAAGCGGTCAATCAAGGAAACGTTGATCAAATCAAGCGGGACGCCCACCATCTCAAGGGGGCAAGTGGTAACGTCGGCATTAGTGCCATGCAAAGCGTAGCCGCGCAACTGGAACAATCCACAACCCCGGAAACGCTCGCCCAAGCGAAAACCCTAGTGGAGGAGCTACAACGCCTGTTTGCCACCGTTGCCAGTGAGGTCTCCGCTTAA
- a CDS encoding UbiD family decarboxylase, whose translation MTNDLRQYLQLLEQRQQLRRITVPVDPDLEMAEICNRLLTAGGPALLFENVIGSPYPVAINLLGTLERVCWAMNMDHPLELETLGEKLAKLQQPKPPKTLSQALDFGKILFDVVRAKPSRDLLPPCQQVVIKAPDLDLRQLPLIRPYPKDAGKIMTLGLVITKDCETGIPNVGVYRLQLQSPTTMTVHWLSVRGGARHLRKAAARGKKLEVAVALGVHPLIIMAAATPIPVDLSEWLFAGLYGGGGIHLAKCKTVDLEVPAHSEFVLEGTITPGEVLPDGPCGDHMGYYGGVEDSPVVHFHCLTHRRNPIYLTTFSGRPPKEEAMIALALNRIYTPILRQQVPEIVDFFLPMEALSYKAAIISIDKAYPGQARRAALAFWSALPQFTYTKFVIVVDKEINIRDPRQVVWAISSKVDPSRDVFILADTPFDSLDFASEKIGLGGRMGIDATTKIPPETDHPWGDPLTSDPEVARRVTERWQEYGLGDIDLTTVDATRFGYELDPAFRWR comes from the coding sequence ATGACGAATGACTTGCGGCAATATCTCCAGCTTCTAGAGCAGCGGCAACAACTGCGACGCATCACCGTACCTGTTGATCCCGATCTGGAGATGGCAGAGATTTGCAACCGCCTATTGACCGCAGGCGGCCCCGCATTGCTGTTTGAGAACGTCATTGGTTCCCCCTATCCCGTGGCGATTAATCTCTTGGGAACGCTAGAGCGGGTGTGCTGGGCCATGAACATGGACCACCCCTTAGAACTGGAAACCCTCGGTGAAAAGTTGGCTAAGCTACAACAACCGAAGCCACCTAAAACCCTGAGCCAAGCCCTTGATTTCGGCAAAATTCTCTTTGATGTTGTCCGTGCCAAGCCAAGCCGCGATCTCTTGCCCCCCTGTCAGCAGGTGGTCATCAAAGCCCCCGATTTAGATCTACGGCAACTGCCCCTCATTCGCCCCTACCCCAAAGATGCGGGCAAAATTATGACCCTTGGTCTGGTGATTACCAAAGACTGTGAGACGGGCATTCCCAACGTGGGCGTTTACCGCTTGCAACTACAATCTCCAACCACCATGACCGTACATTGGCTCTCAGTGCGGGGAGGGGCACGCCATCTCCGTAAAGCGGCTGCCCGCGGCAAGAAGCTAGAAGTGGCTGTGGCCTTGGGGGTGCATCCTTTGATCATCATGGCAGCGGCAACGCCGATTCCTGTGGATTTGTCGGAGTGGCTCTTTGCCGGGCTTTATGGCGGTGGGGGCATCCATTTGGCCAAGTGCAAAACTGTTGATTTGGAGGTGCCTGCCCACTCGGAATTTGTTCTTGAGGGCACCATTACCCCCGGTGAAGTCCTACCCGATGGCCCCTGTGGCGATCACATGGGCTATTACGGTGGCGTGGAAGACTCCCCCGTCGTTCATTTCCACTGCCTCACCCATCGCCGCAATCCCATTTACCTGACAACCTTTAGTGGCCGCCCACCCAAGGAAGAGGCCATGATTGCCCTTGCCCTCAACCGCATTTACACACCCATTTTGCGGCAGCAGGTACCGGAGATTGTGGACTTCTTTTTGCCCATGGAAGCCCTCAGTTATAAGGCGGCGATTATTTCCATTGACAAAGCCTATCCTGGCCAAGCCCGCCGCGCTGCCCTCGCCTTCTGGAGTGCCCTGCCCCAGTTTACCTATACCAAGTTCGTGATTGTCGTGGACAAAGAAATCAATATCCGCGACCCGCGGCAGGTGGTGTGGGCGATTAGCTCCAAAGTAGATCCCAGCCGCGATGTGTTTATTTTGGCGGATACCCCCTTTGACTCCCTTGACTTTGCCAGCGAAAAAATCGGCCTTGGGGGACGCATGGGCATTGATGCCACGACAAAAATTCCTCCAGAAACAGACCATCCTTGGGGTGATCCCCTCACCTCTGATCCGGAGGTGGCACGGCGAGTCACAGAACGCTGGCAGGAATATGGTCTTGGCGATATTGACTTAACGACGGTCGATGCGACGCGGTTTGGCTATGAGCTAGACCCAGCCTTTCGTTGGCGATAA
- a CDS encoding DUF1995 family protein — protein sequence MSILPPDSLETALIQAQQATQAALQEGKNRLQIEILLPDLNVMAFAAGYLPLFAELGSDLKVFFADAGSAALARREWGETTYSVRGVNELLTPITASDRAIVIVAPTPVEVNTIEQMCETAGDRPFILLNPRLQDVAVVGIGYAGRRLRERFLNTLEPCYYLRPLAETLILWRCYPQPWQIWQYSEATPTCLGEFDQRPSGEEIERVLTPQGKPRGRGVFSRLGAFLRALQN from the coding sequence ATGTCGATCCTGCCCCCCGATAGTCTGGAGACTGCTCTGATCCAAGCTCAGCAGGCCACCCAAGCTGCGCTGCAAGAGGGTAAAAATCGCCTGCAAATCGAGATCCTGTTGCCCGATCTCAATGTGATGGCCTTTGCCGCTGGCTACCTTCCTCTCTTTGCGGAACTCGGTTCTGATCTCAAGGTCTTTTTTGCCGATGCTGGATCTGCCGCCCTTGCCCGTCGCGAATGGGGTGAAACCACCTATAGTGTGCGGGGCGTCAATGAACTACTGACACCCATTACAGCGAGCGATCGCGCCATTGTCATCGTTGCCCCAACCCCTGTAGAAGTCAATACTATTGAGCAGATGTGTGAAACTGCTGGCGATCGCCCCTTTATCCTTTTAAACCCAAGGCTTCAGGATGTGGCCGTCGTGGGTATTGGGTACGCTGGTCGGCGGTTACGGGAGCGATTTCTGAACACCCTTGAACCCTGCTATTACCTTCGTCCCTTAGCAGAAACCCTCATTCTCTGGCGCTGTTATCCTCAGCCATGGCAAATTTGGCAATATAGCGAAGCAACGCCCACCTGTCTAGGGGAATTTGACCAACGCCCCAGTGGCGAAGAGATTGAGCGTGTCCTGACGCCCCAAGGGAAACCCCGTGGTCGGGGAGTGTTTAGTCGCTTAGGTGCCTTTTTGCGAGCACTTCAGAATTAG
- the lpxA gene encoding acyl-ACP--UDP-N-acetylglucosamine O-acyltransferase, protein MAVHPTAVVETGARISEDVEIGPFCYVAATVEIGRGTQLAPHVTLLGYTRLGENCRVHSGAVIGDLPQDVAYQGAISYVHIGDRCTLREGVTIHRGTQPETVTHVGHDCLLMAHSHLGHNVYVGNHVTIANNTLIAGYAHVGDRAFISGNCLVHQFTRIGRLAMLSGGTAIQKDVPPFCMTRSLSTNTIMGLNVVGLRRAGFSAQDRQLLKKALDTLYRSQLTTSQAVQHLREHFAHPLIQEFCDFISASERGICHFVRRGEGGDLS, encoded by the coding sequence ATGGCGGTTCATCCCACGGCGGTAGTTGAGACCGGCGCTCGCATCAGCGAGGATGTGGAAATTGGTCCTTTTTGCTATGTGGCAGCAACGGTGGAGATAGGACGGGGGACGCAGTTGGCTCCCCATGTCACGCTCTTGGGATATACCCGCCTTGGCGAGAACTGTAGGGTTCATAGTGGAGCAGTCATTGGTGATCTCCCTCAAGATGTGGCCTATCAGGGGGCGATTAGCTATGTCCACATTGGCGATCGCTGTACGCTGCGCGAGGGGGTGACGATTCACCGCGGGACGCAACCAGAGACGGTGACCCATGTGGGGCATGATTGTTTGCTGATGGCTCATAGTCATTTAGGTCACAATGTTTATGTGGGAAACCATGTCACGATCGCCAACAATACGTTGATTGCCGGTTATGCCCATGTGGGCGATCGCGCTTTCATCAGCGGTAACTGTCTTGTGCATCAATTTACGCGCATTGGGCGCTTGGCCATGCTCTCTGGGGGAACAGCCATTCAAAAAGATGTGCCGCCCTTTTGTATGACTCGCAGCCTGAGTACCAACACAATCATGGGCTTAAATGTGGTGGGATTACGGCGCGCCGGCTTTTCAGCGCAAGACCGCCAACTCCTCAAAAAAGCCTTGGATACCCTTTACCGCTCGCAATTAACCACCTCCCAAGCTGTTCAGCACCTGCGGGAACACTTTGCGCATCCCCTGATTCAAGAGTTTTGCGATTTTATCAGTGCCTCAGAGCGGGGCATTTGTCATTTTGTGCGGCGGGGAGAGGGCGGTGATCTGTCCTGA
- the argC gene encoding N-acetyl-gamma-glutamyl-phosphate reductase — MGDRVTVGIVGASGYGGIQLVRLLLEHPQVEIVYLGGEGSAGRPYTELYPHLQGRVNLTVEPVSVEVISDRAQVVFLSLPNGIACKLAPQLLERGCKVLDLSADYRFQDLKTYTQWYGEPREDSATAQKAVYGLPELYRDRIATSSLIGCPGCYPTASLLALAPLMKQGLIEPNTAIIDAKSGTSGGGRQGKINLLLAEADNSLAAYNVARHRHTPEIEAICSELAGQSVLVQFTPHLVPMPRGILATVYATLRDPGLVREDLITIYQAFYRHSPWVNILPPGLYPQTKWAWGTNACFIGIEVDERTGRVIVMSAIDNLMKGQASQAVQCLNLMMGWPETLGLPQVAFYP, encoded by the coding sequence ATGGGCGATCGCGTGACGGTAGGGATTGTCGGTGCCTCTGGCTATGGGGGCATTCAGTTGGTGCGCTTACTGCTTGAGCATCCGCAAGTGGAGATTGTGTACCTCGGTGGTGAAGGCAGTGCCGGTCGCCCCTACACGGAACTGTACCCCCATTTGCAAGGCCGCGTGAATCTCACGGTTGAACCGGTCTCTGTGGAGGTGATTAGCGATCGCGCCCAAGTGGTCTTTCTCTCGCTGCCCAATGGCATTGCCTGTAAACTCGCCCCCCAACTGCTTGAACGGGGCTGTAAAGTCTTGGACTTGTCGGCGGACTATCGCTTTCAGGATTTGAAAACCTACACCCAGTGGTACGGTGAACCAAGGGAGGATAGTGCCACGGCTCAAAAGGCGGTGTATGGGTTGCCAGAACTCTATCGCGATCGCATTGCTACGAGTTCTCTGATTGGCTGTCCGGGGTGTTATCCCACCGCCAGTTTGTTGGCGCTAGCACCGCTGATGAAGCAAGGCCTGATTGAACCGAATACCGCCATTATTGATGCCAAGTCGGGTACGTCTGGTGGGGGGCGTCAAGGCAAAATCAATCTCCTGCTTGCGGAAGCCGACAACTCCCTTGCGGCCTACAATGTTGCGCGACATCGCCATACCCCAGAAATTGAAGCCATTTGTAGCGAATTGGCCGGTCAAAGCGTTCTTGTGCAGTTTACGCCCCACCTAGTTCCCATGCCGCGAGGGATTTTGGCCACTGTCTATGCCACCCTCCGAGATCCGGGTCTTGTGCGCGAGGATTTGATTACCATTTACCAAGCCTTTTATCGCCATTCTCCGTGGGTCAATATCCTACCCCCTGGCCTCTATCCCCAAACCAAATGGGCGTGGGGCACAAATGCCTGCTTCATTGGCATCGAGGTGGATGAGCGCACGGGGCGCGTTATTGTTATGTCTGCGATTGATAACCTGATGAAGGGACAGGCCTCCCAAGCCGTGCAGTGCTTGAATCTAATGATGGGCTGGCCAGAAACGCTGGGCTTACCCCAAGTCGCTTTTTACCCCTAG
- a CDS encoding serine/threonine-protein kinase, producing the protein MSSLSLLSVGTTLQGGKYRLDALLSQGGFGVTYRATHTLLHQPVVLKTLNLQQEPPKRIHDLGERFIQEAQRLAQFNHPHIVRVSDCFIEGGRPFIVMDYIPGRTLAQVIQEEGPLPEKTALHYIRQVASALELVHEHGLLHRDVKPDNIMLRDSTDQVVLIDFGIAREYTTGVTETNTGLLSAGYAPVEQYLPRHQWTPATDVYALAATLYALLAGRPPVASILRDRVPLEDLRQFQPNLSQRTIDAIEAGMALDVRERPQTVRSWLQLVMGQSVARQTTATVAVMPQHRATILANTQPEGTAVVAPPKQRNFSPWLWLLGTAIFGSLAGIGLGLFLRNQPVDTVTPRPPRPQEQEFPPTLPTIVPPVEVTPTPTPTPTPEPKPTPTEPTPTPEPTETPTPEPTKTPTPSPSPEEASPEPTPIPPPSLSPKPPKSPKPPRSAEPPVAPPTTVESSPPTPVPSPTPTDTIPEVSPPPTSNTEPAIP; encoded by the coding sequence ATGTCCTCCCTCAGTCTACTTAGTGTGGGCACAACCCTCCAAGGGGGAAAGTATCGCCTTGATGCCCTTTTGAGTCAGGGGGGCTTTGGTGTCACCTATCGCGCAACCCACACACTCCTCCATCAGCCGGTGGTGCTCAAGACGTTGAACCTCCAACAGGAACCCCCCAAGCGAATTCACGACCTAGGGGAGCGGTTTATCCAAGAAGCCCAACGCCTTGCCCAGTTTAATCATCCCCACATTGTGCGTGTCAGTGATTGCTTTATTGAGGGAGGGCGTCCCTTTATTGTCATGGACTATATCCCCGGACGCACCCTTGCCCAGGTGATCCAAGAGGAAGGTCCCCTGCCGGAAAAAACAGCTCTTCACTATATCCGCCAAGTGGCCAGTGCCCTTGAATTGGTACATGAGCATGGACTGCTACACCGCGATGTCAAGCCCGATAACATCATGCTCAGAGACAGTACCGATCAAGTGGTACTGATTGACTTTGGCATTGCCCGTGAGTACACCACCGGCGTGACAGAGACGAATACGGGGCTACTCTCCGCTGGTTATGCGCCCGTTGAGCAGTATTTGCCCCGCCACCAATGGACGCCGGCAACCGATGTCTATGCCTTGGCGGCAACGCTTTATGCCCTGTTGGCTGGACGTCCTCCTGTAGCCTCAATATTGCGCGATCGCGTGCCTCTCGAGGATTTACGACAGTTTCAGCCCAATCTTAGCCAACGCACCATTGATGCCATTGAAGCAGGAATGGCTTTAGATGTCCGTGAGCGTCCACAAACCGTGCGGTCTTGGCTGCAACTGGTCATGGGGCAGTCCGTGGCGCGTCAAACCACAGCAACCGTAGCGGTGATGCCGCAGCACCGAGCCACTATCTTGGCAAATACTCAACCGGAGGGGACAGCCGTCGTTGCTCCCCCCAAACAACGTAATTTTTCGCCGTGGCTATGGCTGTTGGGAACGGCAATCTTTGGCAGCTTAGCAGGCATTGGCCTAGGGCTATTTCTACGCAATCAACCCGTGGACACAGTCACCCCTCGCCCCCCACGCCCTCAGGAACAGGAATTTCCACCCACCCTGCCGACCATCGTGCCACCCGTAGAGGTGACGCCCACCCCCACCCCGACACCAACGCCAGAGCCGAAACCCACCCCTACAGAACCGACGCCCACCCCAGAGCCGACGGAAACGCCTACCCCAGAGCCGACGAAAACTCCCACCCCTAGCCCGAGTCCTGAGGAAGCATCCCCAGAGCCAACGCCGATTCCTCCTCCATCTCTATCTCCAAAACCGCCAAAGTCCCCAAAGCCCCCAAGGAGCGCAGAGCCTCCCGTCGCCCCCCCCACCACCGTTGAGTCATCTCCACCGACACCTGTGCCCTCACCGACACCAACAGACACAATCCCCGAGGTGTCACCCCCGCCAACAAGTAACACTGAACCGGCCATCCCTTAG